One window of Vibrio atlanticus genomic DNA carries:
- a CDS encoding vWA domain-containing protein, producing the protein MFDSLSASFEFAHPLWFIALPLPLLVYFAVPAYRTKQMAIKVPFFSELVEAIGEAPSEGASQLTPSWWQRTTLIITWALVVCALAKPTILGEPQVREQLGRDVMVVVDLSGSMAEQDFTSKRGDKISRLDATKEVLADFATTRKGDRLGLILFGDAAFVQTPFTADQDVWLELLNQTDVAMAGQSTHLGDAIGLAIKVFEQSEKQSAAVQDSSVDAHEKEKVVIVLTDGNDTGSFVEPIDAAKVAKAEGVRIHVIAMGDPQTIGEVALDMETINRVAQESGGESFEALNRDELTKAYAQIGELEPQLYESTTYRPKQGLHHYLMAIVVVMYLTAFSLATLRRRSLLASKTKKLKGEDDA; encoded by the coding sequence ATGTTTGATAGTTTATCTGCCAGCTTTGAATTTGCGCACCCACTGTGGTTTATCGCTCTACCTTTGCCTTTACTTGTTTATTTTGCCGTACCTGCTTATCGCACTAAACAAATGGCCATCAAGGTGCCATTTTTCAGTGAGTTGGTTGAAGCGATTGGCGAGGCTCCATCAGAAGGAGCAAGCCAGTTAACACCAAGCTGGTGGCAACGAACCACGCTCATTATTACTTGGGCATTAGTGGTGTGCGCGCTCGCTAAACCAACCATTCTTGGTGAGCCGCAAGTTCGCGAACAATTAGGTCGTGACGTGATGGTAGTGGTCGATTTATCTGGCTCAATGGCAGAACAAGACTTTACCTCTAAGCGGGGCGATAAAATATCTCGTTTGGACGCGACCAAAGAAGTGCTGGCTGATTTTGCGACTACCCGAAAAGGGGATCGACTCGGTTTGATTCTTTTTGGTGATGCAGCGTTTGTACAAACACCGTTTACAGCTGACCAAGATGTGTGGCTTGAACTGCTTAATCAAACCGATGTCGCTATGGCAGGGCAAAGCACGCACTTAGGTGATGCAATTGGCTTGGCGATTAAGGTGTTTGAACAAAGCGAAAAGCAAAGTGCTGCCGTTCAAGATTCAAGTGTTGATGCCCACGAAAAAGAGAAGGTCGTGATCGTACTAACCGACGGTAATGATACGGGAAGCTTTGTTGAACCGATTGATGCAGCCAAAGTTGCGAAGGCGGAAGGCGTTCGTATTCACGTGATCGCCATGGGTGACCCACAAACCATTGGTGAAGTGGCTTTGGATATGGAAACCATCAATCGTGTGGCGCAAGAGTCTGGTGGTGAATCTTTTGAAGCACTTAACCGCGATGAATTGACTAAAGCCTACGCTCAAATCGGTGAACTAGAACCACAGTTATATGAAAGTACCACTTATCGTCCTAAACAGGGGCTGCACCATTACTTAATGGCGATTGTTGTTGTGATGTATCTGACTGCCTTTAGTCTGGCGACTTTACGTAGAAGGTCGCTTTTGGCTTCTAAAACTAAAAAATTGAAAGGAGAGGATGATGCCTGA
- a CDS encoding vWA domain-containing protein — protein MPDSLTLQQFFTQFHFIRPLWLLAFIPMFFLLWVRWREETKPTWKDILPSHLRDALTIGETGWRKQLPLKLLVVIVTIAIIICSGPTWQREASPFGEDKASMLVVLDNSESMLAKDLPPSRLERSKQKIRDLLAARKGGNTGLVVYAGSAHVAMPVTQDSKVFEPFLAAITPDIMPVSGKSAEEALPLINQQLSGELGSSVLLVSDGVNPSTIRAFENFFNDNPYQLFILAAGNSNVVSDNPVDLDSLRNLANKTGGRVIEVTVDDSDIRQLNQAVERNMQLNGESSMPWKDMGYGLLIPMVIIMLLWFRKGWLVQWCVVGLVISGSIYSPNTLAKTVNLTAEKPVVVESLTAWDKTTQWWWDLWLTPDQQGQRLLNQKEYLQAAKHFTDPMRKGAAYYYARDFKLAHSAFLQTKTDLGLYNAASALARQREYLAARDLLKSLSEKEDLSPELKTDVENNLAVLSGIVEEVNRTSESQSGTTDGPEESLELEDDQPRTGDGAEEETVAELMLKETLNANEILGSQELADKWLKRVEADPKFFLKSKFQIQLRDPAPSIEQMRKQEQTPKQEQTQ, from the coding sequence ATGCCTGATTCTCTCACTCTACAACAGTTCTTTACCCAGTTTCATTTTATCCGACCTTTGTGGTTGTTGGCCTTTATTCCGATGTTCTTCCTGTTATGGGTTCGTTGGAGAGAAGAGACCAAACCAACGTGGAAAGACATTCTACCTTCACACTTACGTGATGCTTTGACGATTGGCGAAACAGGCTGGCGCAAGCAACTGCCGTTGAAGCTATTGGTAGTGATTGTGACTATCGCCATCATTATCTGCTCGGGCCCAACATGGCAACGTGAAGCATCGCCTTTTGGTGAAGACAAAGCGTCGATGTTGGTTGTGCTTGATAACAGTGAATCTATGCTCGCTAAAGACTTACCACCGAGTCGCTTGGAACGATCTAAGCAGAAGATTAGAGACTTATTAGCAGCTCGGAAAGGTGGTAATACGGGCTTAGTGGTTTATGCAGGCAGCGCACACGTCGCGATGCCCGTCACTCAAGACAGCAAGGTATTCGAACCGTTTCTAGCGGCTATCACACCCGATATCATGCCGGTATCAGGTAAGTCAGCAGAAGAAGCACTGCCATTGATTAATCAGCAACTGTCTGGCGAGTTAGGTTCGTCAGTGTTGTTGGTATCGGATGGTGTAAATCCAAGTACCATCAGAGCGTTCGAGAACTTCTTTAACGACAACCCGTATCAGTTGTTTATTCTAGCCGCAGGAAACAGTAATGTGGTGAGCGATAATCCTGTCGACCTCGATTCATTGCGCAATTTAGCAAACAAGACCGGTGGTCGAGTAATTGAGGTGACCGTTGATGATTCGGATATTCGACAACTGAATCAAGCGGTTGAAAGAAACATGCAGCTTAACGGCGAATCTTCAATGCCTTGGAAAGACATGGGCTATGGCCTGCTTATTCCAATGGTGATCATCATGTTGTTGTGGTTCAGAAAAGGATGGTTGGTGCAGTGGTGTGTCGTTGGTTTAGTGATTTCGGGCAGCATTTATTCACCAAACACTTTGGCGAAAACAGTCAACTTAACTGCTGAGAAACCCGTTGTGGTGGAGTCTCTTACAGCTTGGGATAAGACCACTCAATGGTGGTGGGACTTATGGCTAACGCCCGACCAACAAGGTCAACGTTTGTTGAACCAGAAGGAGTACCTTCAAGCTGCAAAACATTTTACTGACCCGATGCGAAAGGGCGCGGCTTATTACTATGCTCGTGATTTTAAGCTCGCTCACAGTGCGTTCCTGCAAACCAAAACTGACCTTGGTTTGTACAATGCAGCCAGTGCGTTAGCTAGGCAGCGTGAATACCTTGCGGCGCGAGACCTCTTGAAATCCCTAAGCGAGAAAGAGGATCTGTCACCAGAACTAAAAACGGATGTGGAAAATAACCTTGCAGTGCTTAGCGGGATTGTCGAAGAGGTAAACCGAACCAGCGAAAGCCAGTCTGGAACCACAGATGGCCCTGAAGAATCTTTAGAACTCGAAGACGATCAGCCGCGAACGGGTGATGGCGCCGAAGAAGAAACGGTAGCGGAATTGATGCTCAAGGAAACGCTTAACGCCAATGAAATCTTGGGCAGCCAAGAGCTTGCCGACAAGTGGTTAAAACGCGTTGAAGCGGATCCTAAGTTCTTCTTGAAATCCAAATTCCAAATTCAGTTAAGAGATCCTGCGCCTTCGATAGAGCAGATGCGAAAACAAGAACAGACGCCAAAACAGGAGCAAACACAATGA
- a CDS encoding AAA family ATPase: MNHAQQAINQLIEQTEKSVIGQGHVVRALVIGLLTNGHVLLEGLPGTAKTRSVKSLANLLNTSFGRIQFTPDLLPSDVTGTEVYQELDGKPQLHFQPGPIFNSIVLADEVNRAPAKVQAALLEAMAEGTITVGGQTHILPDLFMVLATQNPVEQEGTYPLPEAQMDRFIMKVTVDYPEDEAERDIIRLVRSEELGSETSSELVTPQHIEPELVLEARRQLPDIAVSDLVENYIVALVMATRKPERYPESDLSKWIEIGSSPRASISLDKCARAYAWLQGRDYVTLDDVRAMLPTVLGHRFSLSYDALADGVDHQRVVEELLDNVEIG; encoded by the coding sequence ATGAACCATGCGCAACAAGCAATTAACCAACTGATTGAACAAACAGAGAAAAGTGTTATCGGTCAGGGCCACGTCGTTCGGGCTCTGGTGATAGGGTTATTGACTAATGGGCATGTGCTTTTAGAGGGACTTCCCGGTACAGCGAAAACTCGTTCAGTGAAATCGCTGGCGAACCTACTGAACACCAGTTTTGGTCGAATTCAGTTTACGCCTGACCTGCTGCCATCAGATGTAACCGGTACAGAAGTGTATCAAGAGCTTGATGGAAAGCCTCAGTTGCACTTTCAACCGGGTCCTATTTTCAACAGTATTGTTTTAGCCGATGAAGTGAACCGTGCTCCTGCAAAGGTACAAGCGGCTCTGCTTGAAGCCATGGCGGAAGGAACGATTACGGTGGGTGGTCAAACTCATATCCTACCTGATCTATTCATGGTGCTCGCTACGCAAAACCCAGTTGAGCAAGAAGGCACGTATCCACTGCCTGAAGCACAGATGGACCGCTTCATTATGAAAGTCACGGTCGACTATCCAGAAGATGAAGCTGAACGCGACATCATTCGACTCGTGCGCAGTGAAGAGTTGGGTAGCGAAACGAGTTCAGAATTAGTCACTCCACAACATATTGAACCTGAATTGGTGCTTGAAGCGCGCCGCCAACTTCCAGACATTGCCGTTTCCGATTTAGTTGAGAACTACATCGTGGCTTTGGTAATGGCTACACGAAAACCTGAGCGTTATCCAGAATCAGACTTATCGAAATGGATTGAAATTGGTTCAAGTCCTCGCGCTTCTATTTCATTGGATAAATGTGCTCGCGCTTATGCGTGGCTGCAAGGGCGTGACTATGTCACGTTAGACGATGTGCGTGCCATGTTGCCAACCGTATTAGGCCACCGATTCTCGCTGTCTTACGACGCATTGGCCGATGGTGTTGACCATCAAAGAGTGGTTGAAGAACTGCTTGATAATGTTGAGATTGGATAA
- a CDS encoding tetratricopeptide repeat protein has protein sequence MSAWLCSLVNGLKHQRVAVLSAMLSLPMLSTLSISVNANEQAPTITEATLIGSGTLDASSPKATYVGSEACVDCHSEEVEAWQGSHHDMAMKHATDESILGDFNDQTVTHKGKPNRFFRKGEEFWVNIEGPDGQFKDYKISYTFAFEPLQQYMVEFEDGRVQLIPFAWDSRTEGEGGQRWFHLYPDTTNTDEFYWTNSGQNWNFMCADCHSTNLEKNYDSASNTYNTTWSEINVGCEACHGPASEHVEQAKLAKANGGKDAQVSAHYGFDRDLSKSVKEWIYQEGNSTLQPKDIIHTNQVQTCAQCHSRRTQLNETGDHVNGSFFDKYRLSLITPELYHNDGQIYDEDYVYGSFLQSVMAEKGVTCTNCHDPHTAELKIAEEAVCSQCHIASEYTPEKHTFHEANTEASQCTTCHMPETTYMEVDPRRDHSWHIPRPDISQHIKTPNVCTSCHEDQTDQWADKQIGEWFPDSKYRNQQHFAVAFYADSIGHRGAEDALAYLAQDSSLSNIIRASSLERLGGNTGKNTLISLARAVKHDDEMIRLGVVQGSSGFPFTDRWQILEPLLKDPVLSIRSETAGALVRYWGEMNPLQKDQIKPALQEYIEIQQFNADRGFGRTNLGNVYRDLGQHDKAIEFYKGAIDIEPYFENSYANLADLYRAQGNEAKALSTLKHGIEAQPKSSVLPYSAGLSLLRVKDYDQATDYLKQAAETAQTDPQYWYVYGLALEKSDVLAASKSLHKAYQFSRNPQHLYAQCEILARNYKQPDVPKAFEQCVLSLSKVAQPEAVNQLKAIVQ, from the coding sequence ATGTCTGCATGGTTGTGCTCACTAGTGAACGGATTGAAACACCAGCGAGTTGCAGTATTATCCGCAATGTTGTCTTTACCTATGTTGTCGACACTCAGTATCAGTGTGAATGCTAATGAACAAGCTCCAACGATCACTGAAGCTACGCTTATTGGTTCAGGAACTTTAGATGCCAGCTCTCCCAAGGCTACGTATGTCGGTTCTGAAGCATGCGTTGACTGTCACAGCGAAGAAGTGGAAGCGTGGCAAGGCTCTCATCATGATATGGCGATGAAACACGCTACCGATGAGTCCATTTTGGGCGACTTCAACGATCAAACCGTGACTCATAAAGGAAAGCCCAACCGTTTTTTCCGCAAGGGCGAAGAGTTCTGGGTCAATATCGAAGGGCCAGACGGCCAGTTTAAAGATTACAAAATCAGCTATACCTTTGCCTTTGAACCACTACAACAATACATGGTTGAATTTGAAGATGGCCGTGTACAGTTGATTCCATTCGCTTGGGACTCTCGCACTGAAGGCGAAGGCGGTCAACGCTGGTTTCACCTCTATCCTGATACCACCAATACCGATGAATTCTACTGGACCAATAGCGGTCAAAACTGGAACTTCATGTGTGCCGATTGCCATTCAACGAATCTAGAAAAAAACTACGACAGCGCGAGTAATACCTACAACACCACATGGTCCGAGATTAATGTCGGTTGTGAAGCGTGTCATGGCCCTGCGAGTGAGCACGTTGAACAGGCCAAGCTAGCCAAAGCTAACGGTGGAAAGGATGCTCAAGTCTCGGCGCATTATGGTTTTGACCGTGACTTGTCGAAATCGGTGAAAGAGTGGATCTATCAAGAGGGTAATTCAACCCTGCAACCAAAAGACATCATCCATACCAATCAAGTTCAAACCTGTGCTCAATGCCACAGCCGACGTACTCAGTTGAATGAAACGGGTGACCACGTGAACGGGTCATTCTTTGATAAGTATCGCCTGAGCTTAATTACTCCTGAGCTTTACCATAACGATGGTCAAATCTACGATGAAGATTACGTTTACGGATCTTTCCTTCAATCAGTGATGGCTGAAAAAGGCGTCACATGTACTAACTGCCACGATCCCCATACCGCTGAACTAAAAATTGCGGAAGAAGCTGTGTGTAGCCAATGTCACATTGCATCAGAGTACACGCCTGAAAAGCACACCTTCCACGAGGCGAATACCGAAGCTTCACAATGTACCACTTGTCACATGCCTGAGACGACTTACATGGAGGTCGACCCAAGACGCGACCACAGTTGGCATATCCCGCGTCCTGATATTAGCCAACACATTAAAACGCCGAACGTGTGTACTAGCTGTCATGAAGATCAAACCGACCAGTGGGCAGATAAGCAAATCGGTGAGTGGTTCCCAGATTCTAAGTATCGTAATCAGCAGCATTTTGCCGTTGCCTTTTATGCTGACTCAATAGGGCACCGAGGTGCAGAGGATGCGTTGGCATACTTGGCTCAGGACTCCAGCTTAAGCAATATCATTCGTGCATCGAGCTTAGAACGTTTGGGCGGCAATACGGGTAAGAATACGCTTATCTCGCTAGCAAGAGCGGTGAAACACGACGATGAGATGATCCGTTTAGGCGTTGTGCAAGGCTCGTCTGGTTTTCCATTTACTGATCGTTGGCAGATTCTAGAGCCGCTACTGAAAGACCCTGTATTATCGATTCGTTCAGAAACCGCAGGTGCATTGGTACGTTATTGGGGAGAAATGAACCCTCTGCAGAAAGATCAAATCAAACCTGCATTGCAAGAGTACATTGAGATACAACAATTTAATGCCGACAGAGGGTTTGGTCGTACGAACCTAGGCAACGTTTACCGAGATTTAGGTCAGCACGATAAAGCGATTGAGTTTTACAAAGGTGCTATCGACATTGAACCTTACTTCGAGAACAGTTATGCCAACTTGGCTGATTTGTATCGAGCGCAAGGTAACGAAGCAAAAGCGTTGTCGACGTTGAAGCATGGTATTGAAGCTCAGCCGAAATCGAGTGTATTGCCATACAGCGCAGGATTATCTCTGCTTCGTGTGAAAGATTACGACCAAGCAACCGATTACCTTAAACAAGCCGCTGAAACTGCGCAAACCGACCCACAATATTGGTATGTGTACGGATTGGCTTTGGAGAAATCCGATGTGCTTGCGGCAAGTAAATCACTGCACAAGGCTTACCAATTTAGCCGTAACCCACAGCATCTGTATGCCCAGTGTGAAATCTTAGCGCGAAATTACAAACAACCCGATGTACCTAAAGCGTTTGAACAATGTGTTTTGTCATTGAGCAAAGTCGCACAACCGGAGGCAGTTAACCAGTTGAAAGCAATTGTCCAGTAG
- a CDS encoding DUF4381 domain-containing protein, giving the protein MAVEHTPPSTYILRELHDVAIPDSVTWAPQTIGWKILGVILLLVAIYLAYRLAQKWWNNRYRKEALQELMILDARDKNSTERTFKVLKVVLRYLDSSNAKLFGQAYVNRLNAYLPVSANTSENSNAFFADEVSELWMQSLIDPNVRLSFEQRLEVIQTAMMWLKLHKPDLQAKPDVQAKPDVQAKPEGQDNV; this is encoded by the coding sequence ATGGCTGTTGAACATACTCCCCCAAGCACTTATATCCTTCGTGAATTGCACGATGTAGCGATTCCTGACAGTGTGACCTGGGCTCCTCAAACGATCGGCTGGAAGATCCTTGGCGTTATTTTGTTATTGGTCGCTATCTATCTGGCTTATCGTTTGGCGCAGAAATGGTGGAATAACCGTTATCGCAAAGAAGCGCTTCAAGAGCTCATGATATTGGATGCACGAGACAAAAATTCAACAGAACGAACCTTCAAAGTACTGAAAGTGGTGCTTCGTTACCTAGACAGCAGTAATGCAAAGCTGTTTGGACAAGCCTATGTAAACCGTCTGAACGCTTATCTGCCTGTTAGCGCTAACACAAGTGAAAACAGCAATGCGTTCTTTGCCGATGAAGTTTCGGAATTATGGATGCAAAGCCTAATTGACCCTAATGTGCGTTTGAGCTTTGAACAGCGTTTAGAGGTAATTCAAACCGCGATGATGTGGCTAAAACTTCACAAACCAGATCTACAAGCGAAACCGGATGTACAAGCAAAACCGGATGTACAAGCAAAACCAGAGGGGCAAGATAATGTTTGA
- a CDS encoding DUF58 domain-containing protein produces the protein MAKPTQAPKSQGLDPRLYCDYSRLVRIQAQAESFSLLPHLKAGSVLSGRHNSLFRGRGLNFEELRHYQLGDDIRNLDWKVTMRTGKPHVRSYTEEKDRNVMICVDQRSSMFFASQNTMKSVVAAEVAALCGWRVLKDGDRVGFVLASHQKLFHTKAQRSQSDLLAQLKHLTKANQSLDVSVSDSEGVGFSQWIELIKRMRLKQSTLIFISDWRDCREQHLDRLKQLQQHNDILAIMVTDPLEQSLPQDLASANWVVGDGRFQLNLDSQSKVNLASESLAQKAALQKQSLAKLMAMKNLPYIELDTSGNHISQLQKLVGGR, from the coding sequence ATGGCGAAGCCAACACAAGCTCCCAAATCGCAAGGCCTTGATCCTCGACTGTATTGTGACTATTCAAGGTTAGTGCGAATTCAGGCTCAAGCTGAGTCGTTTTCTCTATTGCCTCACCTAAAGGCGGGCAGCGTGCTGTCGGGGAGGCACAATTCATTGTTCCGAGGTCGAGGTTTGAATTTCGAGGAGCTACGTCACTACCAACTCGGTGATGATATTCGTAACCTCGATTGGAAAGTCACGATGCGAACAGGTAAACCTCATGTTCGTAGTTATACCGAAGAGAAAGACCGTAATGTGATGATCTGTGTTGATCAGCGCAGCTCGATGTTCTTTGCGTCTCAAAATACCATGAAATCCGTTGTGGCCGCTGAAGTCGCAGCATTGTGTGGATGGCGAGTGCTGAAAGATGGTGACCGTGTCGGCTTCGTTTTAGCCTCACATCAAAAGCTCTTTCATACCAAAGCGCAGCGTTCACAGTCTGATTTACTGGCTCAGTTAAAGCATCTTACCAAGGCTAATCAAAGCTTAGACGTGAGTGTGAGTGACAGCGAGGGTGTTGGTTTTAGCCAGTGGATTGAACTGATCAAGCGAATGAGACTCAAGCAATCAACCTTGATATTCATTAGTGACTGGCGAGACTGCCGAGAACAACATCTCGATCGACTAAAGCAGTTACAGCAACACAACGATATCTTGGCCATTATGGTCACCGACCCATTAGAACAGTCATTGCCTCAAGATCTTGCCAGCGCAAACTGGGTGGTGGGTGATGGTCGCTTTCAACTTAATCTGGATAGCCAATCTAAGGTAAACCTCGCGAGTGAAAGTCTTGCTCAGAAAGCGGCACTTCAGAAACAGTCCCTTGCTAAATTGATGGCGATGAAAAACCTCCCTTATATTGAATTAGACACGTCGGGCAATCACATATCACAGCTGCAGAAGCTAGTGGGAGGGCGCTAA